A region of the Kaistia geumhonensis genome:
CTTCAGGAGTTCGATCTCCTCGACCGAGATGCCGGCCGGCTTCTCGGTCAGGACGTGCTTTCCGGCAGAGAGCGCGGCCCGCGCCGCTGGAACGTGAAAGGCGTCGGCGGTGGCGATGATGACGGCGTCGATCTCGGGATCGGCCAGCATGGCGTCATAGCTGGAATAGGTCTTCGACGGCGCATGCATGGCGGCCATCCGGGCGAGCAGATCCGGCGCGACGTCGCAGATGGCGGTCAGCTCGGCGTTCACCGCCTTGTTGGCGCTCTCGAAATGGGCGGCCTGGGCAATCTGCCCGCAGCCGAGCACGCCCACCCTCAGCCGTCGCTCGTCTTTCGCCACCATCATGTTCTCCAGAGCTGTTCCATTTCGTTTCTTTACTAAAGTAACAAACAAATCGCAAGCGTATGCCCGGCTTTTCGTCAGCTTTCGCCCTCGCCCGTTCCAAGCTCCGGCAGGCCGAAGGCACGCTGGTGGGCCAGCGTCGCCGCGCCGATGGCGCATTCGAAGATGCCGAGCGAGGACAGGCGAAACTCGGGCATCCGCATGCCGGGCACGATATGCTCCGCCACGTCGCGCTCGACGAGAGGCAGCACCAGCGGCAGGATCGGCCGCATCACGCCGCCGAGCACCACCGTCGTCGGATTGAAGATGTTGACGAGGACGACGATGCCTCGCGCGAGGTGGCGGGCGAGTGTTTCGATCGCCGCCAGCGCCCTCGCCTCCCCCGCAGCCGCCGCGCCTGCGACCGCCGCCGGAAGCGCGACGAGGTCGGCGAGGCCCGCGCCCTGGTCGTCTCCGGTCTCGCGGGCGAGCGCCGCGAGATTGACGAAGGTCTCGAGGCAACCCGATTGCCCGCAGCTGCAACGGATTCCGTCTTCCGCGATGCGGATATGGCCGAACTCGCCGCCGGTCCCATAGGCGCCCCGCATGAGGCGTCCATTGATGATCGCGGCACCGCCGAGGCCGGTGCCGAGCTTCAGGAAGATCGTGCAGAGGCTCGGAAGCCGGGGCTCGGTATAGACCGCGCCGAAAGCCGCGGCGGCGGCGTTGTTCTCGACGAGGACCGGAAGGTCGGTCGCGGCCGACAGCAGCTCCGACAGGTTGACCGACTTCCAGCCGAGGATCGGCAAATGGACTACGAAGCCGTCCAGCGTCACCAGTCCCGGCACCGTGACGCCGACGCCGCGGATGCGCCCCTGATAGGCCGGGTCGGCGGAGAGGGCCGCCAGCTCGGCAGCGATGATGGCGACCACCGCCGCCGGCGACGTGGCGCTCGAGACCTTCCGCTCAGAGGACGAGACGATTTGCGCTGCCAGGTCGATCAGCGCGAAGCGCAGGACCCCGACGCCGATTTCCACGCCGAGGAAACAGGCGCCATCCGGCGCGAGCGCCACGGCGACGCCCGGCCGTCCCGGCTCGCGTCCGGCCTCCGTGGCAGCGGGACGGGCGACCTCGCGCAACAGCCCGCGCTCCGCCATTTCCGCCACCAGCCGCGTTACTGTGGCCGGCGTCAGCTTGAGCTGGCGGGCCATGTCGGCCCGCGTCGTCGCGCCCTCGACACGCAGCAGGCGGAGCAGGCTGCGTTCGTTCACATAGCGGGCAAGGGTCTGGTCGGCCATGCGTGGGCGGCTCCTTCGCGCCTCCCTCCTTAGAGCCTATCCCGGCTTTCTGGAAAGCGGGATAGGACCTTGCCGATGGCCGCCGTCAGACGGAGGTCAGATGATCGAGCGGCGCGAGGCGATGCCGCCGTCTACCGTCACGATGGTGCCGGTGATGTATCCAGCACGGTAGGACGAGAGAAAGACGATGAGGTCGGTCACTTCGCTGACATGGGCGGGCCGGCCGAGCGGATAGGTGCTCTCGAGCTCGCCATAGCGGTTCTCGTCGCCAAACAGGTCCTTCGCCCGCTTCCGGAGCATGTTGTAGATGCGGTCGGTGTTCACCGGGCCCGGATTGACGCCGACGACGCGGATCTTGTCGTCGAGGCTCGAACCGCCGAGCGCACGGGTGAAGTGCATCAGGCTGGCATTGCCGACCGCGCCGGCGATGTAGCGCGGATCCGTGACCTCG
Encoded here:
- a CDS encoding ROK family transcriptional regulator → MADQTLARYVNERSLLRLLRVEGATTRADMARQLKLTPATVTRLVAEMAERGLLREVARPAATEAGREPGRPGVAVALAPDGACFLGVEIGVGVLRFALIDLAAQIVSSSERKVSSATSPAAVVAIIAAELAALSADPAYQGRIRGVGVTVPGLVTLDGFVVHLPILGWKSVNLSELLSAATDLPVLVENNAAAAAFGAVYTEPRLPSLCTIFLKLGTGLGGAAIINGRLMRGAYGTGGEFGHIRIAEDGIRCSCGQSGCLETFVNLAALARETGDDQGAGLADLVALPAAVAGAAAAGEARALAAIETLARHLARGIVVLVNIFNPTTVVLGGVMRPILPLVLPLVERDVAEHIVPGMRMPEFRLSSLGIFECAIGAATLAHQRAFGLPELGTGEGES